The genomic interval CGAATGCCGATCACGAACGCAGTCAGGGCCGTGTCCCGATTAGCGAGTGGTGGCGCTCTATCTACGACGACATCGACACTCGGATGATCGAGGTCGATACCGCTATTCGTCGGACACGGGCCATCGCGTACGACTTTGAGGACCTCCCTTTCTCCGTCGAAGACTGCTACACCTACTGGGGGATCGCATTCAAATACGCAGAGCGGGCCGCCGACCGAGCGATCTCGATCGCAAAGCCCTCCTCGCGACCAACTGTGTTCAACCTTCAGCTCTCCTTGCTCATCGCGGTACTACAGGAATACGAGGGATCGATGGCCTCGGATACCTATCAGGAGTACCTTGAGGTCGCTGGCGAGTTGTTCAGAAAGCCAGCGATGATGATCCAACTCGCCATGCAAGAGCACGACCGGCGGACGGACGACGACTCCCAGCATGTCCTTCCCGAGAATCAGCAGACGCTCAGTGACTCTCTCGAAGACATCGTCGATATCCCGGGCATCAGCGTCGATACAGAGGCCGACCTCTCGGATCAGCAAGCACACCGAGTGCAGGATCAGCTTCAGCGACGACTCGGTGACATCTCCTGATTCACCGTGAACGAAGTGGTCATTCAACTGTGGATTCGTGAGTTCATAATCATACGCTCAAATATTAGATGGCAGATAATTCTCTCACCGCGTGCAAGATGGAGGGCGCGAGTCTTGCATTTGTGAATACTGCTCTCTCAATCGGCGATGCCCAACAGTTCATCAACAGTAACTGCTGTTTGCCCGATGATAGTGTCCTCGCATGAGCAATGGCGAGTTGATGAGTATACCTACTTTGGTACTATTGGCTCACGTATTACAGTACGTTGTATACTCCGTATCGAATTCTCGTGGCGGCGGTTGCTGGAATTGTGAACCCATATCCTTCGATATATAGGGGTTTTCCAGCACGTTCAATAACCGTTCGAATGTGGAAAGAGTCCCAGTTTCGAGATACTCGTCCAATGCCTGTTCAACCAGGTAGTTGCGGGGAATGTACCGCGGATTGGCCTCCTGCATCAACTCCTCATCTAGGCCGACAGCAGCCAGTTTATCTCTGAGCTGTTCGAATTCTGTAGTTGCAAACGCTGGGTCATCAAACGTACCGGGCGTCTCTAATTCGAGGAACGTATTGGTATAGTCTGCGTTCGACTTGCGGAGCCACTCCAGGAATTCATCGACGAGTGCTTCCTCATCATCCGAGGTGATCCCCAGCTTCTTTCGCGTCATCGTGTAGTATTGTGCATCAAATCGATCGTCAAATTCGTCCAGTTTACTTTCGAGTTCATCATACGTGAGCGCCGTTCGTGTACACAGCGGTTGGAGCGCCTCTGCGAGACGTTCGAGATTCCACCGCAAAATGGGTCGCTGGTTGCCGAACGCATATCGCCCGTGCTTGTCGATCGAGCTGAAGACCGCATCCTCATCATAGTAATTTATGAACGCACAGGGCCCGTAATCAAATGTTTCTCCATCGATACTCATGTTGTCGGTATTCATCACGCCATGAACGAATCCGACACGCAGCCAGTCGACAACCATCTCAATCGACGACTGCATGACTGCATCAAAGAAATCGAGGTATGGACGATCCGCTGCAGTTAGCTGTGGGTAGTGTCTGTCGATAACGTAGTCAGTGAATCGCTGTAGTTCGTCGGCTGCTCGGCTTGCAACATACTGAAAGGTCCCGTATCGAATATGGCTGTTCATCACTCGGACAAGAATGGCTCCAGGTTCCTTCCGCCGTCGTCGGATCGCTTCGTCAGTTTCGAGGACAGCTAGGCTTCTCGATGTTTTGATGTGTAGATTCTGCATCGCATATGAATACAGATACTCTCTGAGCATCGAGCTGACAGTTGCGTTGCCGTCGCCTCTCCCGGAGTACGGCGTTCGACCGGAGCCTTTTAATTGGATATCGTATCTATCACCATCGCGCACATGTTCGCCGAGTATCATCGCTCTCCCATCGCCCAGGACGGTAAAGCTCCCATACTGGTGGCCTGCATATGCTTGGGCGATTGGTTCTTCCAAGAGGTCTTGGCCTGCTAGAATGGTAGTATTGAGTTCCGCTGGATCCAATCCAAGATCAGCACAGAGCCCGTCATTACGAACTACAATTTCTGGATTAGCGATACTTTTTGGCGTTACTCTCGAATAGAGGTTTGGGTCCAAATTTTTATACGTGGTATCAAATGAAAACGTCATTTTGTCTTAAGTAGTATTATTTTGCTTGTTGAATAAACTTACTTTTGAGGATATTAAGATACGGTCAGTAGAGAGATTCAAATCGGCGCGTGCTGCATAATCTTCTATCTCTTACACACGGTTCTATCAAATAATGAGTCTCTTCTCCGGTTTGAGGAATAACAAACCCCCCAATCAACGGTTGGAAGCACCACTTAGCCCACCGATACAACTTTATGTATTCCGCGGAAATTAAAATGCATGGCCAAATCAGCTCTCTCGGGTTCGCACCCGTTGGATACGATGCTGGCAGTTTCTGACGTGATCCAGAACGAACGGTTGGCACGTCTGTACGCTCGGGTACTCGAACTCGACACCCCCACTGTAGAGGAGCTCGCAAGCCGTTCTGCGAGTTCTCAAACCACGGTCTACGAGGATGTCAAGCATCTCGTGGAAATCGGTGTCCTCAAGCGCGTGACGGACTCTCAGCCGCACCGATATAGCGCTCGTCGGGTCGATATGACCATACAGACCGGGGAAGAGACGTTTCAAATCACCCCGACGCTTCTCGTTGCCCTGGCTCAACGCGACTCAAACGACAATATCGAACTTTACGTCGAACGCCACGAAGTCAGCGGTCTGGCGACGGCAATCGAATACGCTCGGGCCTACACGAAATCGGAGATGACTGCCCGGATTATGGCTCGCGAGCAGGAGATTCCCGTCCTCGAAGCCGAAACAATCCTCCAGGAACTCCAGGAAATCCTCCTTGATGTAGAAAACGAGATTTCGACGGAAATCGATATCGAGGCGTTGGACGCAGATGTCGACGAGCGAACCGGCGAGTAGTACCCGTGCCGGAACACCTCTTTCCCGATGTCGAGAGCCACCTCATTGACACGAATCTCTTCATTCGCTTCGAGCGCCACGATACGATTGGCCTGCTCAAGCGGGCAGTGACCGAACACGATATCGTTCTCTTGGTCCCGCAGCGAGTATACGACGAACTCACGCCAGAGTCCTATCCCTACGACCAACCTCCAATTGACGATGCGATAGAATCCGGCTGGGTGCAGGTCTTGGATGAAGTTGATTACTCGAACCCCGTCGTTTCAGCCACGATGGATATGGTTCGACACTATATCTCCGCCGCAACTGAGCGTCCCGAGCATACGATAGAGCAAGCCGATGCAGAAGTAGGTGGGGCGGCTGCTACGCTCTTGGAAGACGGACTCACAAACTCGATAGCGATCTACACGAACGACAGAGCCGCATTCCGTGGGATTGAGCGAGCACTCTCTCAACACAGCTACGAGAATCACGTTCAGTTAGTCAAGGCGTTCGATTTCGCGGATACCGTCGAGAACAGATATCAATTCTCTAGATAACCACTCTTTCAACAATCAGACGAATGGAGTATTGACATCCTCCTC from Halobellus litoreus carries:
- a CDS encoding helix-turn-helix domain-containing protein produces the protein MAKSALSGSHPLDTMLAVSDVIQNERLARLYARVLELDTPTVEELASRSASSQTTVYEDVKHLVEIGVLKRVTDSQPHRYSARRVDMTIQTGEETFQITPTLLVALAQRDSNDNIELYVERHEVSGLATAIEYARAYTKSEMTARIMAREQEIPVLEAETILQELQEILLDVENEISTEIDIEALDADVDERTGE
- a CDS encoding protein adenylyltransferase SelO, which produces MTFSFDTTYKNLDPNLYSRVTPKSIANPEIVVRNDGLCADLGLDPAELNTTILAGQDLLEEPIAQAYAGHQYGSFTVLGDGRAMILGEHVRDGDRYDIQLKGSGRTPYSGRGDGNATVSSMLREYLYSYAMQNLHIKTSRSLAVLETDEAIRRRRKEPGAILVRVMNSHIRYGTFQYVASRAADELQRFTDYVIDRHYPQLTAADRPYLDFFDAVMQSSIEMVVDWLRVGFVHGVMNTDNMSIDGETFDYGPCAFINYYDEDAVFSSIDKHGRYAFGNQRPILRWNLERLAEALQPLCTRTALTYDELESKLDEFDDRFDAQYYTMTRKKLGITSDDEEALVDEFLEWLRKSNADYTNTFLELETPGTFDDPAFATTEFEQLRDKLAAVGLDEELMQEANPRYIPRNYLVEQALDEYLETGTLSTFERLLNVLENPYISKDMGSQFQQPPPREFDTEYTTYCNT